AATAAATTAAGCTAACAGGATCGTATCAGTTATCTTGCTCTTGTCAACGATCTTCAAAACAACTAACAAAATTTGATTTTCTGTAAGTGGATAACCAGCTTACCAAATTTAATCTCAATACCATCACATTTGAGCTCTCTCGAGAGTCAATATAGATGGACTCCAGGTATATCTTGTTTCTTTTCGTCTTATAACTTGTATGCATCTTTTTCAGGTCCGGCTCGACTCTTCAATGCCTGTAGCAATTGGGCTAAGAAGAAGAGGCTGTGGTTTTCATTCCCCATTTCAGGAGATGGGACAACCTCCATCTTGATTATTTGAATTAAGTTCTCAACAATCAGGTGGTTTGGAGGCTATTCCACTAGGCTACTTAGCAGTGTAAGAAACATGGCTCCATGCTATAGTTTATGATTTTattgattgagtgacaacatagttatTAGGACTAATGGTTTATCAATCATGCATGTGCCTTGTAGGTTTTATAGGTCCTAAGaaatgcaaaccaaaccatgtCAAAATTCAAGTCATGATATTCACaagatccaaatcatggtattcaagtgttTAGGGACGGATCTAGAATGGGGTTGCGCCCCAGGCTGAATTGCTACTTTGTGCCCAAAACAGTCTAATCTTCCCTCATGAACCTCTTTTTCTCCAATTAAGATCATATTTTTTAGGCAGGACATCACATGGACTGGACCCGGGCTGCAACCCCCCCAGCCCGGGTCCTAGATCCGCCCTACAAGTGTTCAAACCgtggtatctaggattattttAAAGTATTCAACTGTCCAAATAACAGAGAAAGTCCAAATAATTCTAGAACTTCCAAGTGACGGTATTCATGGTGTGAAATGGCGGTATTCAACTTAGAAAAACATAAAGGACTGGATGATCCGACGATCCATCGAAGCAAGCGTCGGAGCAATTGGTATAACACGTAGAAGCAAAACCTAGGGCACCGGATGATTCAATGAATGTCGGCCAAAGACATCGGATCATCTGATGACTATATTAGTGGTTGTATAAGAACAAGACCACTGAATGATCCGATGGCCTACTTTTTGAGAGCATGGGATGAATCAGTGAAGGGAAGGCATGGAAGAATGAAGTATAGGATGATCCAACTCCTACGAAGAGGTGACCATCAGACTAAGCGTATTTACTTTAAAATCATCCAGAAGGTTTTCGAGGAAATCCTtttcagcaccggatgatccgatagGCATCGGATGAAGCATCAGAGTAATTTTGGGCAGAGGGGTCCAATGGCTATATGCGTCAGCAGGGGGCACTGGATGATCCGATGCCTACCCAAAGTTACTATCATTATTCGATGGTCACTGTTTttctagccgttggagcaacggctctttgaggTCCATATGCTATTTATACCCCTTTACTCGCACATTTAGAGTTGCTGGTGTGTCCATACATCCATTGAAGACCAAGACCCATAAAAAACGTATCCATGCCATGAAAAGTGCAAAAGTGATAATCCAAGTCTTAGCACAAGattagagagtgattagtgctaggataggcttAGAGAGAGCGTGTGCAAGGTGATGCTACCTTGTGATTGGTTCAAGAATTGAATCACCATTGTAAGCTAGGTGCGCCAGCACCTTGGGGaccctccagcttggtgtggagcggcgacGACGATCGTGTGCGAAGGACGAGGAGACcccttccttcatggagaagcgCTGTAGTGGAGACGACGTCAGGTGATCGGAAGAGAGGGAGCGGTGAGCCTTACGTTTGTGGCAAGCTTCTCATCCGGCTTGGTGAGAGCCTTTGTGGCGAGTCAAGACCTTGACCGGGAAAGACTTGTACTAGGAGCATATCCTTGATCGAGTTTCAATGTGGACTAAGGATGGTATTTGCCTACCAATAACATATGATAAATTGTCGAGCCGAGTTTGCATCCTTCTTAACCCACTAGTTTACGTTTCCGCACTCCataatgcatttactttctttctttctttctagtgTAGAGTTTCAAAACTGTTTCACTAAATCAACTGGTTGCACATATAAATAGCACGAcctaatttatattttttttatattttaatgCTTTGTAGTGGAATTCATTTAAGTTTTAAGTTTTCAATTCACCCTCTTCTTTAAAGTCCCGATTCCTTTCAAGTAGCCTCCATGTCACGGATCAACCCACCCATTATTTCAAGCTGGATGGATGCAATAAACTCATTTTAACATACCAGCCAAGAGCATGATGTATGGATAAGTCAAGTAAAATATGTGACTTCTACAAAAATTTTGCCCAAAATTTCGAAGTGATTACATGTGTTGAAGCAAACCTGACCCGCAGACTGGAGACCTGGAGTACTGGACTCAACTTGTGGACTGGCATGTGGTAAAAATTCCAGTCCGGCAGCGTAAACACTGGCTGAACTGAACCCGAACCCAATCCATCCTAAGCGGTAGCCGCACTCTCACTCTTCCCGCCAGGccaccaccatggccgccgccgccgccgccatctccttgCCCCattctctctcccctccctttcaagccacccgccgccgcccagcgccgcccgcCTGCACGCACACCGAGCGCGGCGTCTCCTTCGACCCCGGCTCCGCCTTCTACCGCAGCGACAGCGCCGCGGGCCGCGACCTCGCCGTCCTCGCGGccaccctccaccgccgccacggccgcctcgACCCCTCCGCCCCATTCCTCTGCCTCGACGCGATGTGCGGCTGTGGCGTCCGCGCGCTCCGCTACCTCGCGCAGGTCGGCGCCGACTTCGTCTGGGCCAACGACGCCTCCGAGGCGCTCCGCCCCGTCATTGTCGCCAACCTCTCCCGCTTCGAGCGGggttcgccgccggcggaggcggggcgcAGGAGGTGGGTCGTGTCGCACAACGACGCCACCCGGCTGCTGGCGGAGCGGTACCTCCGGCGCGAGTACTTCGACGTCATCGACGTGGACTCgttcggcggcgacgccgcgtACGTAAGGGCGGCGCTCTTGGCGCTCAAGATTGGGGGCCTTCTCTACCTGACGTCCACGGATTGGCGGTCTGCGAGAGGGTATGGTTCGAGAAGGTCAGTTCTTATCCCCTTCTTATTTTAGTATCATCTAAAATCTTTAGAATTCTATGGCTCAGGATTTCCTTCCTAGAAATGTCAATTCGTGGAGTGATAACTTGTATGTTTGTTGGGTCAGTTACTTGGTGGCTTTACTTGCTTTTGTAATAGGTGATTAAGTTCATCGATATTTGTAAAAGAGGAAATAGGGGATGTTTTGGAATGAATTGCTTATTGCAGCTCATTGTATGGTTCTAATCTCATATGCGCGTGATATGTATTAATGTAGGTGTGTGTTTACCTATTTTCCAGCATGAGTACGATGAATTCGTGCTTACTTAGGCTAACATGGAGGTTAAATTGCTGAGATTGATTGGTTGCTTCTCAGCTTGAATACGTATCTAATTAGTATTAGAGTACACAGAGCCATCTTTATTGTGGCAATAGTTGCTTCCTTCTGTCAAGGATACTGGGTCTGCATCACCCTGTAAATACTTTGATGCCAACATTTCTGCTTAAGCATTTGATCGAATTTTCTCTGTACTGTTCTGTTTAAGTCACAACAAATCTTTTGTGTCATTAATGTAACGTTTTATTTTGTTTAGCTCTCTGTCTTCATATGGAGCATATGTTCGTCCAATGCCATATCCGAATGAGGTCGGTTTGCGAATGGTTATAGGTGGTGCTGCAAGAGAAGCAGCTCTTCTTGGATTTCACATAACACCAGTATTCTCCTATTTTGCATATCACGGCCCTATTTATCGAGTGATGGTAAAACTATGCAATGGAAAAGATGATGGCATCAGGTAACGTGTTGCGCTTTTCTTTCCAACAGTCATAGAACTGATTAGTACAAATTATGGAATGTTAAGTTCTGATGTCCTTTCTGTTTTGGCAGTAATTATGGCTTCATTTGTCATTGCAAGAGTTGTGGCCAGTCTCAGACTTTTGGATTTGATGAGCTGGGGCAGATTTCATGTGGCTGTACATACAGAACAGTAGGTACTATAGATCATTGTGGGGTTactaaattattgtttaattacTGATTGTTGATGTCAGGAATTTTTGTTTCCCCTTTGTCAGGATTAACAAACTTTGGCTACGTACAATCTAAGTAACTATATCATTTTTAGCTAATCCTGATTTTGTTTTGCTAATGAATGTGTCATCATTGAGGCTAAGTTGAGAATTGTATGCCTATGCCATGCAAAAGCCTCTGCATGCTAGCTTGTGAATTGAATACTTGACAAAGAACTATGCTAGTATATAACTGTCCTTTTTTACAGGATGCCGATTCAATATCTGTTGTAGGCCCTCTATGGACAGGTCCCCTCCATGATGCCTCTTTCCTTGCTGAAATGCTAAGCTTGGCTAATGAATGGGGATGGGCATACACAAGTGAGAATGGTGTCACTTTGGAAAAACTTCTCAGCACAATGATTGAGGAGAGTGACCCACAGCTGCCTCCAGGATATATAAGACTTGATGAGGTATGTCTTGCAGTGTTATGTGCAATTGTTGACTTCATGGAAGTCTTCCAGCAAAGCTAAGAGTAAATATCACAAACCTACCAATATGTTGGGCTAATAGTCACGAACCTACCGCATTTTGTGCCCATTTCATGAAGCTACCAGTATCTTGGAATGTCTTCTCAtgacttttccttttttaatcGGACACGCATGTCAATCACAGTTCATCAAATTTGACATGTAGGCCCAGGTGGTCATGAACATGTCAC
This sequence is a window from Setaria italica strain Yugu1 chromosome III, Setaria_italica_v2.0, whole genome shotgun sequence. Protein-coding genes within it:
- the LOC101755654 gene encoding tRNA (guanine(26)-N(2))-dimethyltransferase, whose product is MAAAAAAISLPHSLSPPFQATRRRPAPPACTHTERGVSFDPGSAFYRSDSAAGRDLAVLAATLHRRHGRLDPSAPFLCLDAMCGCGVRALRYLAQVGADFVWANDASEALRPVIVANLSRFERGSPPAEAGRRRWVVSHNDATRLLAERYLRREYFDVIDVDSFGGDAAYVRAALLALKIGGLLYLTSTDWRSARGYGSRSSLSSYGAYVRPMPYPNEVGLRMVIGGAAREAALLGFHITPVFSYFAYHGPIYRVMVKLCNGKDDGISNYGFICHCKSCGQSQTFGFDELGQISCGCTYRTDADSISVVGPLWTGPLHDASFLAEMLSLANEWGWAYTSENGVTLEKLLSTMIEESDPQLPPGYIRLDEISRRAKVNSPPLGTLINSLRKEGFSACRSHIGTNVIKTNCPIASCMDVAREIRNMR